From Verrucomicrobia bacterium S94, the proteins below share one genomic window:
- a CDS encoding DUF3142 domain-containing protein — MKPLLFLFSLLALFTDTASADAFYIWQQQWSSNVLMAVTNESPTTLYPIVSEIPASGQSTLIPIPWKPLQQTRHTFVPVIRVPLSAFNRSDLETELIRLCTELPDFQELQLDLDCPESRLSEYADLLRKIRPQLPEKILSVTALPVHLDNRAFERVALNCDYYVLQVHGLDVPDHMNRHAELMNPATADRAIRRAEKLGRPYSIALPCYAYELNFDPDTGRFLYLTAEGPSGRHNTVKRRIAARHRDLIHQLHQFRSLEYARSLIWFRLPVDGDRLCLPRPALAEIQHGRLPQNDLTCIFIPISDTTFEISLVNGNIIHSHEAELELNWNNPRGMYDLYRTATSPAKKAGLLPATLTAPVPAPGSQIRIGWFSTRQLPHIEVHLK, encoded by the coding sequence ATGAAACCGCTCCTGTTCCTTTTTTCCCTGCTGGCTCTGTTCACGGACACCGCCTCCGCCGATGCATTCTATATCTGGCAGCAGCAGTGGAGCAGCAATGTGCTCATGGCGGTCACGAACGAATCCCCGACCACACTCTATCCGATCGTCTCCGAAATTCCGGCCTCCGGGCAAAGCACCTTAATTCCGATTCCCTGGAAACCGCTTCAGCAGACCCGACATACCTTTGTGCCGGTCATCCGTGTTCCGCTCAGCGCATTCAACCGCAGCGATCTCGAAACCGAACTCATCCGTCTCTGCACAGAACTTCCGGATTTCCAGGAACTGCAGCTCGATCTCGACTGTCCGGAAAGCCGCCTTTCAGAATATGCCGATCTGCTCAGAAAAATCAGACCGCAGCTGCCGGAAAAAATACTGTCTGTCACGGCACTTCCGGTTCATCTGGACAACCGCGCTTTTGAGCGCGTTGCATTAAACTGCGACTACTATGTCCTTCAGGTCCATGGCCTCGACGTTCCCGATCATATGAACCGCCATGCAGAACTGATGAACCCCGCAACGGCAGACCGGGCCATTCGCCGCGCTGAAAAACTCGGCCGCCCCTACTCCATTGCCCTGCCGTGTTACGCCTATGAACTGAATTTTGATCCGGACACCGGGCGTTTTCTCTATCTGACTGCCGAAGGGCCTTCCGGCAGACACAACACCGTAAAACGCCGAATCGCCGCCCGTCACCGCGACCTGATCCATCAGCTTCATCAATTCCGATCTCTGGAATATGCGCGCAGCCTCATCTGGTTCCGTCTCCCGGTAGATGGCGACCGGCTCTGTCTGCCCCGCCCTGCACTTGCCGAAATTCAGCACGGCAGACTCCCGCAGAACGATTTGACCTGCATATTTATTCCCATCAGCGACACCACGTTTGAAATCAGTCTGGTTAACGGAAATATCATTCATTCGCACGAAGCCGAACTTGAACTGAACTGGAACAACCCGCGAGGAATGTACGACCTCTACCGCACCGCAACATCCCCCGCAAAAAAAGCCGGCCTGCTGCCGGCCACACTGACCGCACCGGTTCCTGCACCTGGATCACAAATCCGGATCGGCTGGTTCTCCACCCGACAACTCCCGCATATTGAGGTACACCTGAAATGA
- the truA gene encoding tRNA pseudouridine(38-40) synthase TruA, with amino-acid sequence MSTRYKITVSYDGTHYSGWQVQPDHRTVQGELERLLAEMTNQQHVRVESSGRTDAGVHARAQVAHFVLPKKVDTRYFMRGLNAQLDRDIRVTSFQQVPDDFHARFSAVGKEYRYFIYNGLIVPPTKRLYRLQEGRPLDVERMRAAAELLVGEHDFAAFSANPKRELNGTVRTIHSFKVRKHGADITLEVQGNGFLYKMVRSLAGILIDVGIGRREPGIINEIFAHGKRTAVVQTAQPQGLFLWKVFY; translated from the coding sequence ATGTCTACGCGCTATAAAATTACAGTTTCTTACGACGGCACCCATTATTCCGGCTGGCAGGTGCAGCCGGATCACCGGACGGTGCAGGGCGAGCTGGAGCGGCTGCTGGCCGAGATGACGAATCAGCAGCATGTTCGTGTTGAATCGTCCGGCCGGACTGACGCCGGAGTGCATGCCCGTGCGCAGGTGGCGCATTTTGTTCTGCCGAAAAAAGTGGATACCCGGTATTTTATGCGCGGCCTTAATGCGCAGCTGGACCGGGACATCCGTGTGACGTCGTTCCAGCAGGTGCCCGACGATTTTCATGCGCGCTTCAGTGCTGTCGGAAAAGAGTATCGTTATTTCATCTACAATGGATTGATTGTTCCGCCGACCAAGCGGTTGTACCGTCTGCAGGAGGGCCGCCCGCTCGATGTGGAGCGCATGCGTGCCGCGGCGGAACTGCTGGTGGGGGAACACGACTTCGCCGCATTTTCAGCCAACCCGAAACGCGAGCTCAATGGAACCGTTCGTACCATTCATTCGTTCAAGGTCCGCAAGCATGGTGCCGATATTACGCTCGAGGTGCAGGGCAACGGATTTCTGTATAAAATGGTCCGCAGTCTGGCCGGTATTCTGATTGATGTCGGGATCGGGCGCCGCGAACCCGGGATTATTAATGAAATTTTTGCGCACGGCAAACGGACCGCCGTGGTGCAGACCGCCCAGCCCCAGGGGCTGTTTCTCTGGAAAGTTTTCTATTAA
- a CDS encoding DUF1015 domain-containing protein, which produces MRVKAFKAWRPAEGKAERVASVPYDVVDTKGAAALAEGNPESFLHVVRAEIDLPEGTDPYSDAVYAQAKANIERFKNDGILIREEEPAFYLYSQQMGDHLQYGIVATCHFEDYEEGKIKIHEKTRRVKEEDRIKYVDTQNANTGPVFLAYRDSEKINALVEVTKSTEPLYHFTAEDGVIHTVWKMGNVAELEAAFGEIPATYVADGHHRSASAAKVGAMRRDANPNHTGDEPYNYFLAVMFPESELKILAYNRVILALPGTEEEFFRKLEEKFTVEKNGKAVPEKSGEICMYMKGEWSTLTPKKMPDASDPVASLDVSILQNDVLAPILNIEDPRESNDIDFIGGIKGTEELEKWVDAGRAVMAFSMYPTSMEQLFAVADAGMLMPPKSTWFEPKLRSGLLVNTLD; this is translated from the coding sequence ATGAGAGTTAAGGCATTCAAAGCGTGGCGTCCGGCGGAAGGTAAAGCGGAGCGCGTGGCATCGGTTCCCTATGACGTGGTGGATACGAAAGGCGCAGCGGCGCTGGCGGAAGGCAATCCGGAGAGCTTTCTTCATGTGGTCCGCGCAGAAATCGATCTGCCGGAAGGCACGGATCCGTACAGCGATGCGGTGTATGCGCAGGCCAAGGCGAACATTGAACGTTTTAAAAATGACGGGATTCTGATCCGCGAAGAAGAGCCGGCGTTTTATCTCTATTCCCAGCAGATGGGCGATCACCTGCAGTACGGTATTGTGGCGACCTGCCATTTCGAAGATTACGAAGAGGGAAAAATCAAGATCCACGAAAAGACGCGCCGGGTGAAAGAGGAGGATCGCATTAAATATGTGGATACTCAGAACGCCAACACCGGGCCGGTCTTTCTGGCCTACCGCGATTCCGAAAAAATCAACGCGCTGGTGGAAGTCACCAAAAGTACCGAGCCGCTTTATCACTTTACTGCGGAAGACGGCGTGATCCATACGGTCTGGAAAATGGGCAATGTGGCGGAGCTGGAAGCGGCCTTCGGCGAGATTCCGGCGACGTATGTGGCGGACGGGCATCATCGTTCGGCATCGGCCGCGAAAGTCGGTGCGATGCGTCGTGATGCGAACCCGAACCATACCGGTGACGAACCTTACAACTATTTTCTGGCGGTGATGTTCCCGGAAAGTGAACTGAAGATTCTGGCCTACAACCGGGTTATTCTTGCGCTGCCGGGTACGGAAGAGGAGTTTTTCCGTAAGCTGGAGGAAAAATTTACGGTTGAGAAAAACGGTAAGGCCGTTCCGGAGAAATCCGGCGAGATCTGCATGTATATGAAGGGGGAATGGTCGACGTTGACGCCGAAAAAGATGCCCGATGCCTCCGATCCGGTGGCGTCGCTCGATGTGAGTATTCTCCAGAATGATGTGCTGGCCCCGATTCTGAATATTGAAGATCCGCGTGAAAGCAACGACATCGATTTTATCGGTGGAATCAAGGGTACCGAAGAGTTGGAGAAATGGGTCGATGCCGGCCGTGCGGTGATGGCGTTTTCGATGTACCCGACTTCGATGGAGCAGTTGTTTGCTGTGGCCGATGCCGGCATGCTGATGCCGCCGAAGAGTACCTGGTTTGAACCGAAGCTGCGTTCCGGTCTGCTGGTGAATACGCTGGACTGA
- a CDS encoding M48 family peptidase: MRRIPNALGALILLLFISGCSTVPITGRKQLSLVSDAQLIPESAASYEQVIKEGPLSKNKEQTEMIRRVGARISEAVEQYFAERNQSDVVAGFDWEFNLIEEDVPNAWCMPGGKVAFYTGILPYTQDETGVAVVMGHEIAHAIARHSNERVSHQMAVAGGGILTAWMAKDSEYQEAILAAYGIGTQLGGILPYSRLHESEADHMGLIFMAMAGYNPEAAVDFWQRMAEAGGEKPPEFLSTHPSDETRVQDIREHLPEAMQYYRPRP, encoded by the coding sequence ATGAGAAGAATACCGAATGCTCTCGGGGCACTGATATTGCTGTTGTTTATTTCCGGCTGTTCCACGGTTCCGATTACAGGACGTAAACAGTTGAGTCTGGTTTCCGATGCTCAACTCATTCCTGAAAGTGCCGCGAGCTATGAACAGGTCATCAAGGAAGGTCCGCTTTCGAAAAACAAAGAGCAGACAGAAATGATCCGGCGGGTTGGTGCGCGTATTTCTGAAGCCGTCGAGCAGTATTTTGCAGAGCGGAATCAGTCGGATGTAGTGGCCGGTTTTGACTGGGAGTTCAATCTTATTGAAGAGGATGTACCCAATGCCTGGTGTATGCCCGGCGGAAAAGTGGCGTTTTATACCGGCATCCTGCCGTATACGCAGGATGAAACCGGCGTGGCGGTGGTGATGGGGCATGAAATCGCGCATGCCATTGCCCGGCATAGCAACGAGCGGGTCAGTCACCAGATGGCGGTGGCGGGAGGGGGCATCCTGACGGCCTGGATGGCGAAGGACAGCGAATATCAGGAAGCGATTCTGGCGGCCTATGGCATCGGAACACAGCTTGGCGGCATCCTGCCGTATTCCCGCCTGCACGAGAGCGAGGCCGATCACATGGGGCTGATTTTTATGGCGATGGCCGGATATAATCCTGAGGCGGCGGTTGATTTCTGGCAGCGCATGGCCGAAGCGGGCGGGGAGAAACCGCCGGAATTTCTCAGTACGCATCCTTCGGACGAAACCCGCGTCCAGGACATTCGTGAACATCTACCGGAAGCAATGCAGTATTATCGGCCGAGGCCGTAG
- the mnmE gene encoding tRNA uridine-5-carboxymethylaminomethyl(34) synthesis GTPase MnmE: MSLYNPDTIAAIATPPGEGGVGIVRISGPDVWTIADELFRPLDKTPVSRRDHGTFAYGKIIDSAGAEIDTGLALIMRAPKSYTCEDVVEIQGHGGAVGMRRILRRALEAGARMAEPGEFTKRAFLNGRIDLLQAEGIFDLIRARSDRAASAALEQMEGKLSRQFNVIYDAFLEVAANLETTLDFVEDELPDDVFSGIADLLDRTFQSLDCLLDTWDEGRLLREGARVVILGRPNAGKSTLLNALLGFDRAIVSSTAGTTRDTIEEGFVLNGIPLRIIDTAGLRETDDEIEAEGIRRAEAHLEEAHLSVYLIDASQPLHDEDKARLKKLVPERSVVILNKIDQGNLVSDYRFPVSRVETSLKTGEGIEALKKAMAEKLELGADLTAPPHAVISERHRHLLVESHREAQQARAFLNENVEENAVLAAEHLRTALEYLGQVTGRTYHEELLDNIFSRFCIGK; this comes from the coding sequence ATGTCACTTTATAATCCAGATACAATTGCAGCGATTGCCACACCGCCCGGGGAGGGCGGAGTCGGTATTGTGCGGATTTCCGGCCCTGATGTGTGGACGATTGCGGATGAACTTTTCCGGCCGTTGGATAAAACGCCGGTTTCGCGGCGCGACCACGGCACCTTTGCCTATGGGAAAATCATTGATTCCGCCGGAGCGGAAATTGATACCGGCCTGGCGCTGATCATGCGGGCGCCGAAAAGCTATACCTGTGAGGATGTGGTGGAAATTCAGGGGCACGGCGGAGCGGTCGGTATGCGCCGTATTCTGCGCCGTGCGCTCGAGGCCGGTGCGCGAATGGCGGAACCGGGTGAATTTACGAAACGGGCTTTTTTGAACGGGCGCATCGATCTGCTGCAGGCCGAGGGCATTTTTGATTTGATCCGTGCGCGGTCCGACCGTGCAGCATCGGCGGCGCTTGAACAGATGGAAGGGAAGCTGAGCCGGCAGTTTAATGTGATCTATGATGCATTTCTCGAAGTGGCTGCCAATCTTGAGACGACGCTCGATTTTGTGGAGGACGAGCTTCCGGATGATGTTTTTTCAGGAATTGCCGATCTGCTGGATCGCACGTTTCAGTCACTGGACTGTCTGCTGGATACGTGGGATGAAGGCCGTTTACTGCGCGAAGGTGCGCGGGTGGTGATTCTCGGGCGGCCCAATGCCGGTAAATCGACGCTTTTGAATGCGCTGCTTGGATTTGACCGGGCGATTGTTTCGAGCACGGCGGGTACGACGCGCGATACCATTGAAGAAGGGTTTGTGCTCAACGGTATTCCGCTGCGGATTATTGATACGGCGGGACTTCGGGAAACCGATGACGAAATTGAGGCTGAGGGTATTCGCCGCGCAGAGGCGCATTTGGAAGAGGCGCATCTTTCGGTGTATCTGATCGATGCGTCGCAGCCGCTGCATGATGAGGATAAGGCCCGGCTGAAAAAACTGGTTCCGGAACGCAGCGTCGTCATCCTCAACAAGATTGATCAGGGCAATCTGGTTTCAGATTACAGGTTTCCGGTTTCACGGGTTGAAACCTCGCTGAAAACCGGAGAGGGCATTGAGGCGTTGAAAAAGGCGATGGCTGAAAAGCTGGAGCTGGGAGCTGATTTGACGGCCCCGCCGCATGCGGTAATCTCGGAACGTCACCGTCATCTGCTGGTGGAATCCCATCGTGAAGCACAGCAGGCGCGGGCTTTTCTGAATGAAAATGTGGAGGAAAATGCGGTGCTGGCGGCGGAGCATCTGCGTACAGCACTGGAATATCTGGGTCAGGTGACCGGCCGGACGTACCACGAAGAACTGCTCGATAACATTTTTTCGCGCTTCTGTATTGGTAAATAA
- the hisD gene encoding histidinol dehydrogenase, producing the protein MSRSFAPIVKWGTDKKYKKVDDFLLRPSVEEKAMEAAARILADVKERGDKAVIDCARLYDGSNMSTRRIRVTDQEIADAERLVDDEFKAAAQEAHKRITEFSIGGLREDWQMATPKGGMLGEKFVPYDRVGAYIPGGAAPLASTALMTLTLAKVAGVQELVACSPADKDGNLNPYVLYALNLAGAMEIYKVGGVHAIGAMAYGTKSIAKVRKIVGPGGPYVTAAKRQVYGDVALDMVAGPSEIAVLCDTSANPAHVAADLLSQAEHGTGSEKALLVTTSQKQAEAVRAEVLRQAKELSRTEPVEQVLENGMLLVVVKSMKEGMLLCNRFAPEHMELICKNPEKWADKVHNAGALFIGEWTPESVGDFAAGPSHVLPTGGTAAYFSGLTVEDFRRRVSLIQFTKEDLEETLPVVEAFGRIETLDGHARSATIRFEK; encoded by the coding sequence ATGAGCAGAAGTTTTGCACCGATAGTGAAATGGGGCACGGATAAAAAATATAAGAAGGTCGATGATTTTCTGTTGCGCCCGTCGGTTGAAGAAAAGGCCATGGAAGCGGCGGCGCGGATTCTGGCTGATGTGAAAGAGCGCGGTGACAAGGCCGTGATTGACTGCGCACGACTGTATGACGGTTCCAATATGTCGACCCGCCGTATTCGCGTGACGGACCAGGAAATCGCGGATGCTGAACGGCTGGTGGATGACGAGTTCAAGGCGGCGGCGCAGGAGGCGCATAAGCGCATTACCGAATTTTCGATCGGCGGTTTGCGTGAGGACTGGCAGATGGCTACGCCGAAGGGGGGGATGCTGGGCGAAAAGTTTGTGCCGTATGATCGCGTGGGAGCCTACATTCCGGGCGGTGCGGCGCCGCTGGCTTCGACGGCGCTGATGACGCTGACATTGGCGAAAGTGGCTGGAGTGCAGGAGCTTGTGGCCTGTTCGCCGGCGGATAAGGACGGCAATCTGAATCCGTATGTGCTTTATGCGCTGAATCTGGCCGGTGCGATGGAGATTTATAAGGTTGGAGGTGTTCATGCGATCGGCGCCATGGCGTACGGAACAAAATCCATTGCCAAAGTCCGGAAAATTGTCGGGCCGGGCGGGCCGTACGTGACGGCGGCGAAACGTCAGGTGTATGGAGATGTGGCGCTTGATATGGTGGCGGGACCGAGCGAAATTGCGGTACTTTGCGATACCTCTGCGAATCCGGCACACGTGGCGGCGGACCTGCTGTCGCAGGCGGAACACGGTACCGGTTCTGAAAAGGCCCTGCTGGTGACGACGTCGCAGAAACAGGCCGAAGCGGTCCGTGCAGAGGTGCTCCGGCAGGCGAAGGAGCTGAGCCGTACCGAACCGGTGGAACAGGTGCTTGAAAACGGTATGCTGCTTGTTGTGGTGAAAAGTATGAAAGAGGGCATGCTGCTGTGTAACCGGTTTGCGCCGGAACATATGGAGCTGATCTGTAAAAATCCGGAAAAATGGGCGGATAAGGTCCATAATGCCGGTGCGCTGTTTATCGGTGAGTGGACGCCGGAGTCGGTGGGCGATTTTGCGGCGGGGCCGAGTCATGTACTGCCGACGGGGGGTACGGCGGCCTATTTTTCCGGTTTGACGGTGGAGGATTTCCGCCGGCGCGTCAGCCTGATTCAGTTTACGAAAGAGGATCTGGAAGAGACGCTTCCGGTGGTTGAGGCCTTCGGGCGTATTGAAACTCTTGACGGTCATGCCCGTTCGGCAACGATTCGTTTTGAAAAATAA
- the hisC gene encoding histidinol-phosphate transaminase, translated as MPVRQRFVLKNKKAEMSDLIRKSVQAMEGYVPGEQPKEADIVKLNTNENPYLPSPDVQDILSMIDISVLSRYPDPVCLELRKAIAELHGCDVDHVFVGNGSDEVLALCIRAFVERDGSVGYFDPSYSLYPVLADIEDVEKKPVPLDAEYGWQMPADYSASLFFLTHPNAPTSFSYDRSSIEDFVKNFGGVVLIDEAYADFAAENCMDLALKYDNVIVARTLSKSYSLAGIRLGYCVGCAELIGAMYKIKDSYNVNYLTQEIARVAILDQATMKANVSAIIETRRMVTEKLEAFGFEVGKSETNFLWVKPQGISAKELFEALRKKNIIVRYFGKDERTKDYLRVTIGTAPEMLKFLDATEAVLNGVE; from the coding sequence ATGCCCGTTCGGCAACGATTCGTTTTGAAAAATAAGAAAGCTGAAATGAGCGATTTAATCAGAAAATCAGTACAGGCAATGGAGGGCTATGTTCCCGGCGAACAGCCGAAGGAGGCCGATATTGTTAAGCTGAATACGAATGAAAATCCGTATCTGCCGTCACCGGATGTGCAGGATATTTTATCGATGATTGATATTTCGGTGCTGTCGCGCTATCCGGACCCGGTATGTCTGGAGCTGCGTAAAGCGATTGCGGAGCTGCATGGCTGCGATGTGGACCATGTGTTTGTGGGCAACGGTTCGGATGAAGTGCTGGCGCTCTGCATCCGGGCGTTTGTGGAGCGTGATGGATCGGTCGGTTATTTTGATCCGTCGTATTCACTCTATCCGGTTCTGGCGGATATTGAGGATGTGGAGAAAAAGCCGGTGCCGCTGGATGCGGAGTATGGCTGGCAGATGCCTGCGGATTATTCGGCTTCGCTGTTTTTTCTGACGCATCCGAATGCGCCGACGAGTTTTTCGTATGACCGGTCTTCGATTGAAGATTTTGTGAAGAATTTCGGCGGAGTGGTGCTGATTGACGAGGCGTATGCCGATTTTGCGGCAGAGAACTGCATGGATCTGGCACTGAAGTATGACAATGTAATTGTGGCGCGTACGCTGTCGAAGTCCTATTCACTGGCTGGGATCCGGCTGGGTTACTGCGTGGGTTGCGCGGAGCTGATCGGCGCGATGTATAAAATCAAGGATTCGTATAACGTGAATTACCTGACGCAGGAGATTGCACGGGTGGCAATTCTTGATCAGGCAACGATGAAGGCCAATGTTTCGGCGATTATCGAGACGCGCAGGATGGTGACGGAGAAACTGGAGGCGTTCGGTTTTGAGGTGGGGAAATCGGAGACAAATTTCCTGTGGGTTAAGCCGCAGGGCATCAGTGCGAAGGAGCTGTTTGAAGCGTTGCGGAAGAAAAATATCATTGTGCGTTATTTCGGGAAGGATGAGCGGACGAAGGATTATCTTCGTGTGACGATCGGCACGGCCCCGGAGATGCTGAAGTTTCTGGATGCGACTGAAGCTGTTCTGAATGGAGTTGAATGA
- a CDS encoding ATP-binding cassette domain-containing protein — translation MIKVSGVTKKYPARLAVDNISFEVGRGEIVGFLGPNGAGKTTTMRMLTGYLPMNSGTIEVAGFDISREPQEVRRRVGYLPESCPLYPEMRVDEYLKFRASLKGVKTSIRRSKVNEVKELCGLTEVGKRIIGQLSKGYRQRVGLADSMVHDPDLLVLDEPTVGLDPFQIRQVRDLITHLAERHTVLLSTHILQEVEAICERILIINEGRIVASDTEENLHRQLQACSIIEMEIMAEKEAAVEAVSRLDGLDVRSANELADGWLWLEIEADSAAMRVDLYNLAVARGWALRELSEQQHSLEDTFVQITSRKEGK, via the coding sequence ATGATTAAGGTATCTGGGGTTACGAAAAAATATCCGGCGCGACTGGCGGTGGATAATATTTCGTTTGAAGTGGGCCGGGGAGAAATCGTCGGCTTTCTCGGTCCTAACGGGGCGGGGAAAACGACGACTATGCGTATGCTGACCGGCTACCTGCCTATGAATTCGGGGACCATTGAAGTCGCTGGATTTGATATTTCCAGGGAGCCGCAGGAGGTCCGCCGGCGGGTCGGGTATCTTCCGGAAAGCTGTCCGCTTTATCCTGAAATGCGGGTGGATGAATATCTGAAATTCCGCGCGTCGCTCAAAGGCGTTAAAACTTCGATTCGTCGGAGCAAGGTGAACGAAGTCAAGGAGCTGTGCGGACTTACAGAGGTTGGAAAGCGGATTATCGGTCAGCTTTCCAAAGGATACCGGCAGCGTGTGGGGCTGGCCGACAGCATGGTTCATGACCCGGATCTGCTGGTGCTGGATGAGCCGACGGTGGGACTGGACCCCTTTCAGATCCGGCAGGTCCGAGATCTGATCACTCATTTGGCGGAGCGGCATACGGTGCTGCTTTCCACCCATATTCTCCAGGAAGTGGAGGCGATCTGTGAACGGATCCTTATCATTAACGAAGGGCGGATTGTGGCGTCCGATACTGAGGAGAACCTGCATCGGCAGCTGCAGGCCTGTTCGATTATTGAAATGGAGATCATGGCTGAAAAAGAAGCGGCGGTGGAGGCGGTGAGCCGACTGGATGGACTGGATGTGCGCAGTGCGAATGAGCTGGCCGACGGCTGGCTCTGGCTGGAAATCGAGGCTGATTCGGCAGCGATGCGTGTGGATCTCTATAATCTGGCGGTGGCCAGGGGCTGGGCTTTGCGTGAACTTTCGGAACAGCAGCATTCGCTGGAAGATACGTTTGTTCAGATTACGAGCAGGAAGGAGGGGAAATAA
- a CDS encoding DUF4340 domain-containing protein: MKGRTTFVLLISIIVLGIIIWAQETWRAKTPYRELKQVRLFNLDAQTLQSIEFTVSNQTVRCVRENGIWLAGEKDGSMGAADEALIHRMIAGLNSFGKGTTITEKQLSIRGLDPAEYGFDAPTAVITSVDHQGGHSWLVGKKSALGGMVYVKSSADENIYTIPDKLLLVIPKSPDTLRDRVLFPGDAAAVRRVEMRGSNGFVQLVKDPKEGWRVQQAVNAPADPKEVGLFINKIYSFRIEQFIQDNVSDFSVYGLQGDTQQISVIQADGASRLLVLGIDNPDKPGYIYARRADDTSVFTVSAELRDLSNVPAEQFRDAGVLSVPPNSISSISITHGEDQLKMEYDGSRDWNITSPVVWKAEPKPISDFVTLWVNAVIHEFEVEAVVGAPDWIVEFGSIESGFTNRLEIFSTKNSREGLLVRIDGEPDLYRINLQKVPDTVIDPLIYKDRNVWKLDADQISRLSLQTESGSRQTIERVEDDRFIPVETNGNVRVNEEGVARLLRGLRQVNTSGYITYNPRDLDIYGLENPVAELHIGLSGTNQLGRVLLVGRETPEGYYSMVKGRDVVFFLDKPSIEILTSDLLIETEPIAPSSE, from the coding sequence ATGAAAGGGAGAACCACATTTGTTCTGCTGATCAGTATCATTGTGCTGGGCATCATTATCTGGGCCCAGGAAACCTGGCGTGCCAAAACGCCGTATCGTGAGTTGAAGCAGGTCCGGTTATTCAATCTTGATGCTCAGACGCTGCAGTCTATTGAATTTACGGTTTCCAATCAGACAGTTCGCTGTGTGCGGGAAAACGGTATCTGGTTGGCGGGCGAAAAGGACGGCAGTATGGGGGCCGCCGATGAAGCTCTCATCCACCGGATGATTGCCGGACTGAATTCGTTCGGAAAAGGAACGACCATTACAGAAAAGCAGCTGTCAATACGCGGTCTCGATCCGGCTGAATACGGGTTTGATGCACCGACTGCCGTGATCACTTCCGTTGATCACCAGGGCGGGCACAGCTGGCTGGTCGGAAAAAAGTCAGCGCTGGGGGGAATGGTATACGTCAAAAGCAGTGCCGATGAGAATATCTACACGATTCCGGATAAGTTGCTGCTTGTGATCCCTAAATCGCCGGATACGCTACGCGACCGGGTTCTGTTTCCCGGCGATGCGGCGGCCGTACGCCGGGTTGAAATGCGCGGGTCGAATGGTTTTGTGCAGTTGGTGAAAGATCCCAAAGAAGGCTGGCGGGTGCAACAGGCGGTCAATGCACCGGCAGACCCCAAGGAAGTCGGTCTGTTTATCAATAAAATCTACAGTTTCAGAATTGAGCAGTTTATTCAGGATAATGTTTCTGATTTTTCCGTTTACGGTCTGCAGGGTGATACGCAGCAGATTTCCGTGATTCAGGCTGACGGGGCTTCGCGCCTGCTGGTTCTGGGGATTGATAACCCGGATAAGCCCGGCTATATCTATGCCCGTCGGGCTGATGATACGTCTGTATTCACGGTGTCGGCCGAGCTGCGTGATCTTTCGAACGTTCCGGCTGAACAGTTCCGCGATGCCGGCGTTCTGTCGGTTCCGCCGAACAGCATTTCCTCCATCAGTATTACGCATGGTGAGGATCAGCTGAAAATGGAATATGACGGTTCCAGGGATTGGAATATTACGAGTCCTGTGGTCTGGAAAGCTGAACCCAAACCCATTTCTGACTTTGTGACGCTCTGGGTGAATGCGGTGATTCATGAGTTCGAAGTTGAGGCCGTGGTGGGGGCACCGGACTGGATTGTTGAATTCGGTTCGATCGAATCCGGATTCACTAACCGTCTGGAAATCTTCTCCACGAAGAACAGCCGTGAAGGTCTGCTGGTACGTATCGACGGTGAGCCGGATCTTTACCGGATTAATCTGCAGAAGGTTCCCGACACGGTAATTGATCCGCTGATCTATAAAGACCGGAATGTCTGGAAACTGGATGCGGATCAGATAAGCCGTTTGTCGCTGCAGACGGAATCCGGAAGCAGGCAGACCATTGAGCGGGTTGAGGATGACCGTTTTATTCCGGTTGAAACCAATGGCAATGTGCGGGTGAATGAAGAGGGTGTGGCTCGGCTGCTGCGGGGACTGCGGCAGGTGAATACTTCCGGGTACATTACCTATAATCCCCGCGATCTGGATATTTACGGGTTGGAGAACCCGGTGGCGGAACTGCATATCGGTCTTAGCGGAACCAATCAGCTTGGTCGTGTTCTGCTGGTCGGGCGGGAAACGCCCGAAGGATATTATTCCATGGTGAAGGGGCGTGATGTGGTCTTTTTCCTGGATAAACCTTCCATTGAAATTCTTACATCCGATCTGCTCATAGAAACGGAGCCGATTGCTCCTTCATCGGAATAA